TTATATTTCTGATAATTCTTTTCATATTTTCGTTTGTAGGACAATGCCGCCCAGAGTAGGTAATAGAAGTCGGGGCCGTGGTGTTCGTACAGCTAGATTAGCTGATATTGGTCGACCTCCTAGGGATCCTACAGTTGGACCTCCGCCTCTTCAAGGGGTGGCAGATCATGAGTTATCTGAGAGCCGAGAGGGACATGGAGAATCTTATTCTCATGGTGTTGAATCAGGGGCATATCCGACTACACCATCGCCTTCCTCAGCACCTGCAGTTGCACCTCCTGTTGCACCTGCAGCTCCACCTTTTGTTCCACCTGTAGCACTAGCCCATCCTTTCCAGATAAATGCAGACTTGGGTGCTTTTGTGGCACAAGTAGTTACAGCAGCTGTTACAGCCAAACCTAGAGATCCGTGGGAGATAGTGGATCGTGCTAGACGTTTGGGAGCTTATGATTTTGAGGGTTCCTCTGATGCTGACATTGCAGATAAATGGTTAAAGAAAGTgttaa
This Manihot esculenta cultivar AM560-2 chromosome 6, M.esculenta_v8, whole genome shotgun sequence DNA region includes the following protein-coding sequences:
- the LOC110607699 gene encoding uncharacterized protein LOC110607699: MPPRVGNRSRGRGVRTARLADIGRPPRDPTVGPPPLQGVADHELSESREGHGESYSHGVESGAYPTTPSPSSAPAVAPPVAPAAPPFVPPVALAHPFQINADLGAFVAQVVTAAVTAKPRDPWEIVDRARRLGAYDFEGSSDADIADKWLKKVLKVFELMKLTDLEQVENVHGLLQGKADAWFDGIRRRHGVRLTWDQFINEFRQE